A single genomic interval of Carassius auratus strain Wakin chromosome 30, ASM336829v1, whole genome shotgun sequence harbors:
- the LOC113048733 gene encoding hexokinase-2-like, with amino-acid sequence MIASHLLAYYFTELHHDHVQKVDKYLYHMRLSNENLMDVSKRFRREMDKGLGRDTNPTAAVKMLPTFVRSTPDGTETGDFLALDLGGTNFRVLLVRVSSNGKQTVEMENQIYAIPENIMRGSGTELFNHIAECLANFLDKLGIKDKKLPLGFTFSFPCQQTKLDESILVSWTKGFKASGVEGRDVVGLLRKAIKSRGDFDIDIVAVINDTVGTMMTCGYDDHHCEIGLIIGTGTNACYMEEMRHLELVDGDEGRMCVNMEWGAFGDDGALDDIRTEFDREIDAGSLNPGKQLFEKMISGMYMGELVRLILVKMAKEDLLFQGHITPDLLTTGHFQTAFISDIENNKSSEGLLSAEQVLRGLGLDPSPEDCAITQRVCQIVSTRAAHLCAASLAAVLRQIRDNKATEKLRTTVGVDGSVYKNHPQFARRLNKMVRLLVPDCDVRFLRSEDGSGKGAAMVTAVAYRLAKQHAERQRILDGLRLDRDQLLEVKRRMEEQMKRGLAKETNAEAALKMLPTFVRSTPDGTERGDFLALDLGGTNFRVLLVRVRSGKRRSVEMHNKIYTIPPDITQGTGEELFDHIVHCIADFLEYMGMKGASLPLGFTFSFPCRQTRLDQGVLIKWTKGFKASGCEGEDVATLLKDAIHRSEEFDLDVVAVVNDTVGTMMTCGYEDPQCEVGLIVGTGTNACYMEEMSNVELVDGDEGRMCVNMEWGAFGDHGELDDVCTDFDRAVDDQSTYPGKQRYEKMISGMYLGEIVRHVLLDFTDKGLLFRGKISERLKTRGIFETKFLSQIESDRLALRQVRSILQHLGLISSTCDDSILVKEVCSVVSKRAAQLCGAGLAAVVDKIRLNRGLQKLSITVGVDGTLYKLHPHFSSIMRETLRDLAPHCEVTLLQSEDGSGKGAALITAVACRLRDAQK; translated from the exons GTGGATAAGTATCTGTATCACATGCGTCTGTCCAATGAGAACCTGATGGATGTGTCCAAGCGCTTCCGGAGGGAAATGGATAAAGGACTGGGTCGAGACACCAACCCCACCGCAGCGGTCAAGATGCTGCCCACCTTCGTCCGCTCCACCCCGGACGGCACAG AAACGGGAGACTTCCTGGCTCTGGACCTGGGAGGAACCAATTTCCGTGTTCTGCTGGTTAGGGTGTCCAGTAACGGGAAGCAGACGGTGGAGATGGAGAACCAGATCTACGCTATTCCAGAGAACATCATGAGAGGCAGCGGGACGGAG CTCTTCAATCACATCGCTGAATGCTTGGCGAATTTCCTTGACAAACTGGGCATCAAAGACAAGAAGCTTCCTCTCGGCTTCACCTTTTCATTCCCTTGCCAGCAGACCAAACTGGACGAG AGTATTCTGGTGTCCTGGACCAAAGGTTTCAAGGCGAGTGGAGTGGAGGGGAGAGATGTTGTGGGTCTGTTGAGAAAAGCCATTAAGAGCCGAGGG GATTTTGACATCGACATCGTGGCCGTGATCAATGACACGGTCGGCACCATGATGACCTGTGGCTATGATGACCATCACTGTGAGATCGGCCTCATCatcg ggaCGGGCACCAATGCGTGCTACATGGAGGAGATGCGTCACCTGGAGCTGGTGGACGGAGATGAAGGCCGTATGTGTGTGAACATGGAGTGGGGAGCGTTCGGTGACGACGGCGCATTAGACGACATCCGCACCGAGTTCGACCGAGAGATCGACGCCGGCTCCCTCAACCCTGGAAAACAGCT GTTTGAGAAGATGATCAGTGGGATGTACATGGGTGAGCTGGTCAGACTGATCCTGGTGAAGATGGCCAAAGAAGACCTGCTCTTCCAGGGACACATCACTCCAGATCTGCTCACCACTGGCCACTTCCAGACCGCCTTCATCTCTGACATCGAAAATAATAA gagcaGCGAGGGTCTGCTGAGTGCGGAGCAGGTTTTGAGAGGTCTGGGTCTGGATCCGTCTCCGGAGGACTGCGCCATCACACAGAGAGTGTGTCAGATCGTCTCCACACGAGCAGCTCATCTCTGCGCCGCTTCGCTCGCAGCCGTCCTGAGGCAGATCCGGGATAACAAAGCCACAGAGAAACTGCGCACCACAGTCGGCGTCGACGGATCCGTCTACAAGAACCACCCGCA GTTTGCCCGGCGACTGAATAAGATGGTGCGGTTACTGGTGCCGGACTGTGATGTGCGTTTCCTGCGCTCGGAGGATGGCAGCGGTAAAGGGGCAGCGATGGTCACTGCGGTGGCGTATCGACTGGCGAAGCAGCATGCAGAGCGCCAGCGTATCCTCGACGGCCTCCGACTCGATCGAGATCAGCTGCTGGAGGTGAAGAGAaggatggaggagcagatgaagcGAGGCCTGGCGAAAGAAACAAACGCAGAGGCTGCGCTCAAAATGCTGCCCACCTTCGTGCGCTCCACGCCGGATGGAACAG AGCGTGGTGACTTCCTGGCTCTGGATCTGGGCGGCACAAACTTCAGGGTGCTCCTGGTGCGTGTTCGAAGTGGGAAAAGACGGAGCGTGGAGATGCATAATAAGATCTACACAATCCCCCCAGACATTACCCAGGGCACCGGCGAGGAG TTATTTGATCACATCGTGCACTGCATCGCTGACTTCCTGGAGTATATGGGTATGAAGGGAGCGTCGCTGCCTCTGGGCTTCACCTTCTCTTTTCCCTGTCGTCAGACTCGACTGGATCAG GGCGTCTTGATAAAGTGGACGAAGGGCTTCAAGGCCTCGGGCTGCGAGGGAGAAGATGTGGCCACGCTGCTGAAAGACGCCATCCATCGCAGTGAG GAGTTTGATCTGGATGTGGTCGCTGTGGTGAATGACACCGTGGGCACCATGATGACGTGTGGGTACGAGGATCCTCAGTGTGAAGTGGGGCTCATTGTCG GCACAGGGACTAACGCGTGCTACATGGAGGAGATGTCAAACGTTGAGCTGGTGGATGGGGATGAAGGGCGTATGTGTGTGAACATGGAGTGGGGGGCGTTTGGGGACCACGGGGAGCTGGATGATGTTTGCACAGATTTTGATCGAGCTGTGGATGACCAGTCCACTTACCCTGGGAAACAGCG GTATGAGAAGATGATCAGCGGGATGTACCTGGGAGAGATCGTCAGACACGTGCTCCTGGACTTCACTGATAAAGGCCTGCTCTTCAGAGGGAAGATTTCAGAGAGACTGAAAACACGAGGGATCTTCGAAACCAAGTTCCTGTCGCAGATCGAGag TGATCGTCTGGCTCTGAGGCAGGTGCGCTCCATCCTGCAGCACCTGGGCTTGATCAGCAGCACGTGTGATGACAGTATTCTGGTGAAGGAGGTGTGCAGCGTGGTGTCCAAGCGTGCGGCGCAGCTGTGTGGAGCCGGTCTGGCGGCCGTGGTGGACAAGATCCGACTGAACCGAGGCCTTCAGAAGCTCAGCATCACTGTCGGAGTGGACGGCACGCTCTACAAGCTCCACCCGCA CTTCTCCTCCATCATGAGGGAGACCCTGAGAGACCTGGCCCCCCACTGTGAGGTCACTCTCCTCCAATCAGAAGACGGCAGCGGGAAAGGTGCCGCCCTCATCACGGCCGTGGCCTGTCGATTGAGAGACGCTCAGAAGTAG